The DNA region TGGTCGGCGCCGACCCCAAGGGCGGCAAGGGACGCGGAGTGGTTTCCACATGCAGTTACGAGGCGCGCGCCTTTGGTCTTCGTTCGGCCATGCCCATCTCGCAGGCCTACCGCCTCTGCCCGCATGCGGTGTTCCTGCCGGTGCGGGGGGAGCGGTACGCGGAGGTCTCCGCCCAGGTGATGGAAGTGCTGGGCGAATTCAGCCCGCTGATTGAACAAGTTTCGATCGACGAGGCCTTTGTGGACCTCACGGGCACCGAGAAGCTTCTTGGTCCGCCGCGAGAAGTTGGCATGCGCATCAAGCAGGAGGTACGCCGCCGCACAGGGTTGACTGCCTCGGTGGGGATTGCCCCGAACAAGTTTGTGGCCAAGATTGCTTCTGACCTGCGCAAACCAGACGGCTTCGTGGTGGTGGAAGAACACGAGGTCAGGGATTTTCTCTGGCCGCTGCCGGTGGGCAAACTGTGGGGAGTCGGGGAGAAGACACGTCCACACCTGGAACGTTTAGGGCTGCACACCATCGGTGATGTGGCGCGGCAATCACCATCATTCCTGCACGAAAGGTTCGGGGCGATGGGGTTGCACTTGTGGCATCTGGCCAACGGCATCGACGACCGCCCAGTGGTACCCACGACGGCAGCCAAGTCCATGAGCAAAGAGACAACC from Calditrichota bacterium includes:
- a CDS encoding DNA polymerase IV, giving the protein MDAFFAAIEQLDHPELRGKPVVVGADPKGGKGRGVVSTCSYEARAFGLRSAMPISQAYRLCPHAVFLPVRGERYAEVSAQVMEVLGEFSPLIEQVSIDEAFVDLTGTEKLLGPPREVGMRIKQEVRRRTGLTASVGIAPNKFVAKIASDLRKPDGFVVVEEHEVRDFLWPLPVGKLWGVGEKTRPHLERLGLHTIGDVARQSPSFLHERFGAMGLHLWHLANGIDDRPVVPTTAAKSMSKETTFEQDTDDEELLKATLVGLADAVARCLRQERLRGCTVTLKIRLEGFATFTRSRTLGEPTNSSEVIGATAADLLRHFERGKKKVRLLGVGVSGLVSEGAAQLALFDEGTRSKIDKAMDLVRERFGEEAIFRASSIRPRRGQGR